In one window of Myotis daubentonii chromosome 13, mMyoDau2.1, whole genome shotgun sequence DNA:
- the CDHR1 gene encoding cadherin-related family member 1 isoform X4: protein MRAALALALLRLCLAKVNFAPHFFDNGNLGLFSLPEDTPVGSHVYTLNGTDPEGEPVSYHISFDPSTRSVFSVDPNFGNITLIEELDREDTPAGSSIFEVRAVDKDTGSGGSVTYSLQNTPATQFTVDRLRGVLRLRAGSALDYEKARAHFVTVVAQDGGGRLRGAAAVFSATTTVTVSVEDVQDVGPVFVGTPFHGCVYEDTIPGSEVLTVVAMDGDRGKPNRLLYSLVNGSDGAFDINVTSGAIVVTQSPAQLRREVYELHVQVTEVSAAGSPAAQATVPVTIRLVDLNNHPPTFYGESGPQTRFELSLSEHPPPGEILRGLKVTVKDLDQGTNAKFALRLVGLEDAFRVVPQTALKEAQVTVLAENSAAIDFEKFRVLTFQLLATEVDTAEKFSATADVVVQLLDSNDNAPQFTSPHYVARVPEDAPGGSTVVAVRAVDLDTGPWGAVTYSIYGPGADLFQIHSSTGVICTQPWASLDAEATARYSFHVRAEDTGGRHGLAKVTVLLLDVNDHPPQFGQSIQEKTMVLGTPVRIKATDLDAEAPNNLVDYSITHAEPAGVFDIDARTGEIRLKSSIRSLDALRSITHSGDCTWALEVQAKDRGSPSFSTMAVLRIDITDAETLPRSPIDTFLMQTRDDPAKAVGVLAGAVAITVAITALVSTVTFWRSKKSNRVLPVRRVLRRRPRPAPRAARIKWLKCSRTKAAAKFVLKEDPPSESCNGSLGSPPPLRAPVPPPLPRVAPGPGAAAWTVPTVSGSLTSLQPRGSPKPSASGSPIQSALVSELRQQFEKRGTDKAHF, encoded by the exons ATGCGGGCCGCCCTGGCCCTGGCGCTGCTGCGCCTCTGCCTCG CTAAGGTCAACTTCGCCCCCCACTTCTTCGACAACGGAAACCTGGGCCTGTTCAGCCTCCCGGAGGACACCCCTGTCG GCTCTCATGTGTACACGCTGAATGGGACAGACCCTGAGGGCGAGCCTGTGTCCTACCACATCAGCTTTGACCCCAGCACTAGAAGCGTCTTTTCTGTTGACCCCAATTTTGGAAACATCACCCTGATCGAAGAGCTGGACCGAGAG GACACACCTGCTGGGAGCAGTATCTTTGAGGTTCGTGCTGTGGACAAGGACACGGGCTCTGGAGGAAGTGTCACCTACTCcctgcag AACACGCCGGCCACCCAGTTCACTGTGGACCGCCTCCGCGGCGTGCTGCGCCTCCGGGCAGGGTCCGCCCTGGACTACGAGAAGGCCCGGGCCCACTTCGTCACGGTGGTTGCCCAG GACGGCGGCGGGCGGCTGAGGGGTGCAGCTGCGGTGTTCTCGGCCACCACCACGGTCACGGTCAGCGTGGAGGACGTGCAGGATGTGGGCCCCGTGTTTGTGGGCACTCCCTTCCACGGCTGCGTGTACGAGGACACCATTCCA GGCTCTGAGGTGCTGACAGTGGTCGCCATGGATGGAGACAGGGGCAAACCCAACCGCCTTCTCTACAGCCTCGTGAATG GGAGTGACGGTGCCTTTGACATTAACGTGACGTCTGGAGCCATCGTGGTCACCCAGAGCCCCGCCCAGCTCCGGAGAGAGGTGTATGAGCTGCACGTCCAG GTGACTGAGGTCAGCGCTGCAGGgagccccgctgcccaggccacgGTCCCCGTCACCATCAGGCTCGTGGACCTCAACAACCACCCACCTACATTCTACGGAGAGAGTGGACCCCAGACCAGGTTCGAGCTGTCCCTGTCCGAGCACCCGCCCCCGGGGGAGATCCTGCGAGGCCTCAAGGTCACTGTCAAAGACTTGGACCAG GGCACCAATGCCAAGTTCGCCCTGCggctggtggggctggaggaTGCCTTCCGCGTGGTCCCGCAGACAGCCCTGAAGGAAGCCCAAGTCACAGTCCTCGCTGAGAACTCAGCCGCCATTGACTTTGAGAAGTTCAGAGTGTTAACCTTCCAG ctcctggcgACTGAGGTGGACACGGCCGAGAAGTTCAGTGCCACCGCAGATGTGGTGGTCCAGCTGCTGGACTCCAACGACAATGCCCCCCAGTTCACCTCTCCCCACTACGTCGCCAGGGTTCCCGAGGACGCCCCAGGGGGCTCCACCGTGGTGGCCGTCAGG GCTGTGGATCTGGACACAGGCCCCTGGGGGGCAGTCACGTATTCCATCTATGGGCCCGGGGCAGACCT CTTTCAGATCCACTCCTCCACGGGGGTCATCTGCACGCAGCCCTGGGCCAGCCTGGATGCCGAGGCCACCGCCAGGTACAGCTTCCATGTAAGAGCAGAGGACACAGGGGGCAGGCATGGCCTGGCCAAGGTGACCGTCTTGCTGCTGGATGTCAATGACCACCCCCCCCAGTTTGGACAGAGCATCCAGGAGAAGACGATGGTGCTGGGGACCCCTGTGAGAATCAAG GCCACAGACCTGGATGCAGAGGCGCCCAACAACCTGGTGGACTACTCCATCACGCACGCGGAGCCGGCCGGCGTGTTTGACATCGATGCACGCACAGGAGAGATCCGGCTCAAGAGCTCCATCCGCTCCCTGGACGCCCTGCGCAGCATCACGCACAGCGGGGACTGCACGTGGGCcctggaggtgcaggccaaggacCGCGGCTCCCCATCCTTCAGCACCATGGCCGTCCTCAGGATTGACATCACAGACGCCGAG ACGCTTCCCCGGAGCCCCATCGACACCTTCCTGATGCAGACCAGAGATGACCCTGCGAAGGCTGTTGGCGTGCTGGCTGGCGCCGTGGCCATtactgtggccatcaccgccctcGTGTCCACCGTCACCTTCTGGCGCAGCAAGAAGTCCAACAGGGTCCTGCCAGTGCGGCGTGTGCTTCGCAGgcggccccgccctgccccccgcGCTGCCCGCATCAAGTGGCTGAAGTGCAGTAGGACCAAGGCTGCAGCCAAGTTCGTTCTCAAAGAGGATCCCCCCAGTGAGAGCTGCAACGGCAGCCTggggagccccccacccctcagAGCCCCAGTGCCCCCTCCTCTACCCAGAGTGGCACCCGGCCCGGGGGCAGCAGCCTGGACTGTGCCCACAGTCTCTGGCTCACTCACCTCTCTGCAACCTCGAGGGTCACCCAAACCCAGCGCCTCGGGAAGCCCCATCCAGTCAGCTCTGGTCTCGGAGCTCAGGCAACAGTTTGAGAAGCGTGGAACTGACAAGGCGCACTTTTAG
- the CDHR1 gene encoding cadherin-related family member 1 isoform X1: MRAALALALLRLCLAKVNFAPHFFDNGNLGLFSLPEDTPVGSHVYTLNGTDPEGEPVSYHISFDPSTRSVFSVDPNFGNITLIEELDREREDQIEAIISISDGLNLVAEKVVILVTDVNDEAPRFLQEPYTVQIPEDTPAGSSIFEVRAVDKDTGSGGSVTYSLQNTPATQFTVDRLRGVLRLRAGSALDYEKARAHFVTVVAQDGGGRLRGAAAVFSATTTVTVSVEDVQDVGPVFVGTPFHGCVYEDTIPGSEVLTVVAMDGDRGKPNRLLYSLVNGSDGAFDINVTSGAIVVTQSPAQLRREVYELHVQVTEVSAAGSPAAQATVPVTIRLVDLNNHPPTFYGESGPQTRFELSLSEHPPPGEILRGLKVTVKDLDQGTNAKFALRLVGLEDAFRVVPQTALKEAQVTVLAENSAAIDFEKFRVLTFQLLATEVDTAEKFSATADVVVQLLDSNDNAPQFTSPHYVARVPEDAPGGSTVVAVRAVDLDTGPWGAVTYSIYGPGADLFQIHSSTGVICTQPWASLDAEATARYSFHVRAEDTGGRHGLAKVTVLLLDVNDHPPQFGQSIQEKTMVLGTPVRIKATDLDAEAPNNLVDYSITHAEPAGVFDIDARTGEIRLKSSIRSLDALRSITHSGDCTWALEVQAKDRGSPSFSTMAVLRIDITDAETLPRSPIDTFLMQTRDDPAKAVGVLAGAVAITVAITALVSTVTFWRSKKSNRVLPVRRVLRRRPRPAPRAARIKWLKCSRTKAAAKFVLKEDPPSESCNGSLGSPPPLRAPVPPPLPRVAPGPGAAAWTVPTVSGSLTSLQPRGSPKPSASGSPIQSALVSELRQQFEKRGTDKAHF; the protein is encoded by the exons ATGCGGGCCGCCCTGGCCCTGGCGCTGCTGCGCCTCTGCCTCG CTAAGGTCAACTTCGCCCCCCACTTCTTCGACAACGGAAACCTGGGCCTGTTCAGCCTCCCGGAGGACACCCCTGTCG GCTCTCATGTGTACACGCTGAATGGGACAGACCCTGAGGGCGAGCCTGTGTCCTACCACATCAGCTTTGACCCCAGCACTAGAAGCGTCTTTTCTGTTGACCCCAATTTTGGAAACATCACCCTGATCGAAGAGCTGGACCGAGAG AGGGAGGACCAGATCGAAGCCATCATCAGCATTTCTGACGGCCTGAACCTG GTGGCAGAGAAAGTCGTGATCCTGGTGACTGATGTCAACGACGAGGCACCCAGGTTCCTCCAGGAGCCGTACACTGTCCAGATTCCTGAG GACACACCTGCTGGGAGCAGTATCTTTGAGGTTCGTGCTGTGGACAAGGACACGGGCTCTGGAGGAAGTGTCACCTACTCcctgcag AACACGCCGGCCACCCAGTTCACTGTGGACCGCCTCCGCGGCGTGCTGCGCCTCCGGGCAGGGTCCGCCCTGGACTACGAGAAGGCCCGGGCCCACTTCGTCACGGTGGTTGCCCAG GACGGCGGCGGGCGGCTGAGGGGTGCAGCTGCGGTGTTCTCGGCCACCACCACGGTCACGGTCAGCGTGGAGGACGTGCAGGATGTGGGCCCCGTGTTTGTGGGCACTCCCTTCCACGGCTGCGTGTACGAGGACACCATTCCA GGCTCTGAGGTGCTGACAGTGGTCGCCATGGATGGAGACAGGGGCAAACCCAACCGCCTTCTCTACAGCCTCGTGAATG GGAGTGACGGTGCCTTTGACATTAACGTGACGTCTGGAGCCATCGTGGTCACCCAGAGCCCCGCCCAGCTCCGGAGAGAGGTGTATGAGCTGCACGTCCAG GTGACTGAGGTCAGCGCTGCAGGgagccccgctgcccaggccacgGTCCCCGTCACCATCAGGCTCGTGGACCTCAACAACCACCCACCTACATTCTACGGAGAGAGTGGACCCCAGACCAGGTTCGAGCTGTCCCTGTCCGAGCACCCGCCCCCGGGGGAGATCCTGCGAGGCCTCAAGGTCACTGTCAAAGACTTGGACCAG GGCACCAATGCCAAGTTCGCCCTGCggctggtggggctggaggaTGCCTTCCGCGTGGTCCCGCAGACAGCCCTGAAGGAAGCCCAAGTCACAGTCCTCGCTGAGAACTCAGCCGCCATTGACTTTGAGAAGTTCAGAGTGTTAACCTTCCAG ctcctggcgACTGAGGTGGACACGGCCGAGAAGTTCAGTGCCACCGCAGATGTGGTGGTCCAGCTGCTGGACTCCAACGACAATGCCCCCCAGTTCACCTCTCCCCACTACGTCGCCAGGGTTCCCGAGGACGCCCCAGGGGGCTCCACCGTGGTGGCCGTCAGG GCTGTGGATCTGGACACAGGCCCCTGGGGGGCAGTCACGTATTCCATCTATGGGCCCGGGGCAGACCT CTTTCAGATCCACTCCTCCACGGGGGTCATCTGCACGCAGCCCTGGGCCAGCCTGGATGCCGAGGCCACCGCCAGGTACAGCTTCCATGTAAGAGCAGAGGACACAGGGGGCAGGCATGGCCTGGCCAAGGTGACCGTCTTGCTGCTGGATGTCAATGACCACCCCCCCCAGTTTGGACAGAGCATCCAGGAGAAGACGATGGTGCTGGGGACCCCTGTGAGAATCAAG GCCACAGACCTGGATGCAGAGGCGCCCAACAACCTGGTGGACTACTCCATCACGCACGCGGAGCCGGCCGGCGTGTTTGACATCGATGCACGCACAGGAGAGATCCGGCTCAAGAGCTCCATCCGCTCCCTGGACGCCCTGCGCAGCATCACGCACAGCGGGGACTGCACGTGGGCcctggaggtgcaggccaaggacCGCGGCTCCCCATCCTTCAGCACCATGGCCGTCCTCAGGATTGACATCACAGACGCCGAG ACGCTTCCCCGGAGCCCCATCGACACCTTCCTGATGCAGACCAGAGATGACCCTGCGAAGGCTGTTGGCGTGCTGGCTGGCGCCGTGGCCATtactgtggccatcaccgccctcGTGTCCACCGTCACCTTCTGGCGCAGCAAGAAGTCCAACAGGGTCCTGCCAGTGCGGCGTGTGCTTCGCAGgcggccccgccctgccccccgcGCTGCCCGCATCAAGTGGCTGAAGTGCAGTAGGACCAAGGCTGCAGCCAAGTTCGTTCTCAAAGAGGATCCCCCCAGTGAGAGCTGCAACGGCAGCCTggggagccccccacccctcagAGCCCCAGTGCCCCCTCCTCTACCCAGAGTGGCACCCGGCCCGGGGGCAGCAGCCTGGACTGTGCCCACAGTCTCTGGCTCACTCACCTCTCTGCAACCTCGAGGGTCACCCAAACCCAGCGCCTCGGGAAGCCCCATCCAGTCAGCTCTGGTCTCGGAGCTCAGGCAACAGTTTGAGAAGCGTGGAACTGACAAGGCGCACTTTTAG
- the CDHR1 gene encoding cadherin-related family member 1 isoform X2, protein MRAALALALLRLCLAKVNFAPHFFDNGNLGLFSLPEDTPVGSHVYTLNGTDPEGEPVSYHISFDPSTRSVFSVDPNFGNITLIEELDREVAEKVVILVTDVNDEAPRFLQEPYTVQIPEDTPAGSSIFEVRAVDKDTGSGGSVTYSLQNTPATQFTVDRLRGVLRLRAGSALDYEKARAHFVTVVAQDGGGRLRGAAAVFSATTTVTVSVEDVQDVGPVFVGTPFHGCVYEDTIPGSEVLTVVAMDGDRGKPNRLLYSLVNGSDGAFDINVTSGAIVVTQSPAQLRREVYELHVQVTEVSAAGSPAAQATVPVTIRLVDLNNHPPTFYGESGPQTRFELSLSEHPPPGEILRGLKVTVKDLDQGTNAKFALRLVGLEDAFRVVPQTALKEAQVTVLAENSAAIDFEKFRVLTFQLLATEVDTAEKFSATADVVVQLLDSNDNAPQFTSPHYVARVPEDAPGGSTVVAVRAVDLDTGPWGAVTYSIYGPGADLFQIHSSTGVICTQPWASLDAEATARYSFHVRAEDTGGRHGLAKVTVLLLDVNDHPPQFGQSIQEKTMVLGTPVRIKATDLDAEAPNNLVDYSITHAEPAGVFDIDARTGEIRLKSSIRSLDALRSITHSGDCTWALEVQAKDRGSPSFSTMAVLRIDITDAETLPRSPIDTFLMQTRDDPAKAVGVLAGAVAITVAITALVSTVTFWRSKKSNRVLPVRRVLRRRPRPAPRAARIKWLKCSRTKAAAKFVLKEDPPSESCNGSLGSPPPLRAPVPPPLPRVAPGPGAAAWTVPTVSGSLTSLQPRGSPKPSASGSPIQSALVSELRQQFEKRGTDKAHF, encoded by the exons ATGCGGGCCGCCCTGGCCCTGGCGCTGCTGCGCCTCTGCCTCG CTAAGGTCAACTTCGCCCCCCACTTCTTCGACAACGGAAACCTGGGCCTGTTCAGCCTCCCGGAGGACACCCCTGTCG GCTCTCATGTGTACACGCTGAATGGGACAGACCCTGAGGGCGAGCCTGTGTCCTACCACATCAGCTTTGACCCCAGCACTAGAAGCGTCTTTTCTGTTGACCCCAATTTTGGAAACATCACCCTGATCGAAGAGCTGGACCGAGAG GTGGCAGAGAAAGTCGTGATCCTGGTGACTGATGTCAACGACGAGGCACCCAGGTTCCTCCAGGAGCCGTACACTGTCCAGATTCCTGAG GACACACCTGCTGGGAGCAGTATCTTTGAGGTTCGTGCTGTGGACAAGGACACGGGCTCTGGAGGAAGTGTCACCTACTCcctgcag AACACGCCGGCCACCCAGTTCACTGTGGACCGCCTCCGCGGCGTGCTGCGCCTCCGGGCAGGGTCCGCCCTGGACTACGAGAAGGCCCGGGCCCACTTCGTCACGGTGGTTGCCCAG GACGGCGGCGGGCGGCTGAGGGGTGCAGCTGCGGTGTTCTCGGCCACCACCACGGTCACGGTCAGCGTGGAGGACGTGCAGGATGTGGGCCCCGTGTTTGTGGGCACTCCCTTCCACGGCTGCGTGTACGAGGACACCATTCCA GGCTCTGAGGTGCTGACAGTGGTCGCCATGGATGGAGACAGGGGCAAACCCAACCGCCTTCTCTACAGCCTCGTGAATG GGAGTGACGGTGCCTTTGACATTAACGTGACGTCTGGAGCCATCGTGGTCACCCAGAGCCCCGCCCAGCTCCGGAGAGAGGTGTATGAGCTGCACGTCCAG GTGACTGAGGTCAGCGCTGCAGGgagccccgctgcccaggccacgGTCCCCGTCACCATCAGGCTCGTGGACCTCAACAACCACCCACCTACATTCTACGGAGAGAGTGGACCCCAGACCAGGTTCGAGCTGTCCCTGTCCGAGCACCCGCCCCCGGGGGAGATCCTGCGAGGCCTCAAGGTCACTGTCAAAGACTTGGACCAG GGCACCAATGCCAAGTTCGCCCTGCggctggtggggctggaggaTGCCTTCCGCGTGGTCCCGCAGACAGCCCTGAAGGAAGCCCAAGTCACAGTCCTCGCTGAGAACTCAGCCGCCATTGACTTTGAGAAGTTCAGAGTGTTAACCTTCCAG ctcctggcgACTGAGGTGGACACGGCCGAGAAGTTCAGTGCCACCGCAGATGTGGTGGTCCAGCTGCTGGACTCCAACGACAATGCCCCCCAGTTCACCTCTCCCCACTACGTCGCCAGGGTTCCCGAGGACGCCCCAGGGGGCTCCACCGTGGTGGCCGTCAGG GCTGTGGATCTGGACACAGGCCCCTGGGGGGCAGTCACGTATTCCATCTATGGGCCCGGGGCAGACCT CTTTCAGATCCACTCCTCCACGGGGGTCATCTGCACGCAGCCCTGGGCCAGCCTGGATGCCGAGGCCACCGCCAGGTACAGCTTCCATGTAAGAGCAGAGGACACAGGGGGCAGGCATGGCCTGGCCAAGGTGACCGTCTTGCTGCTGGATGTCAATGACCACCCCCCCCAGTTTGGACAGAGCATCCAGGAGAAGACGATGGTGCTGGGGACCCCTGTGAGAATCAAG GCCACAGACCTGGATGCAGAGGCGCCCAACAACCTGGTGGACTACTCCATCACGCACGCGGAGCCGGCCGGCGTGTTTGACATCGATGCACGCACAGGAGAGATCCGGCTCAAGAGCTCCATCCGCTCCCTGGACGCCCTGCGCAGCATCACGCACAGCGGGGACTGCACGTGGGCcctggaggtgcaggccaaggacCGCGGCTCCCCATCCTTCAGCACCATGGCCGTCCTCAGGATTGACATCACAGACGCCGAG ACGCTTCCCCGGAGCCCCATCGACACCTTCCTGATGCAGACCAGAGATGACCCTGCGAAGGCTGTTGGCGTGCTGGCTGGCGCCGTGGCCATtactgtggccatcaccgccctcGTGTCCACCGTCACCTTCTGGCGCAGCAAGAAGTCCAACAGGGTCCTGCCAGTGCGGCGTGTGCTTCGCAGgcggccccgccctgccccccgcGCTGCCCGCATCAAGTGGCTGAAGTGCAGTAGGACCAAGGCTGCAGCCAAGTTCGTTCTCAAAGAGGATCCCCCCAGTGAGAGCTGCAACGGCAGCCTggggagccccccacccctcagAGCCCCAGTGCCCCCTCCTCTACCCAGAGTGGCACCCGGCCCGGGGGCAGCAGCCTGGACTGTGCCCACAGTCTCTGGCTCACTCACCTCTCTGCAACCTCGAGGGTCACCCAAACCCAGCGCCTCGGGAAGCCCCATCCAGTCAGCTCTGGTCTCGGAGCTCAGGCAACAGTTTGAGAAGCGTGGAACTGACAAGGCGCACTTTTAG
- the CDHR1 gene encoding cadherin-related family member 1 isoform X3, with amino-acid sequence MRAALALALLRLCLGSHVYTLNGTDPEGEPVSYHISFDPSTRSVFSVDPNFGNITLIEELDREREDQIEAIISISDGLNLVAEKVVILVTDVNDEAPRFLQEPYTVQIPEDTPAGSSIFEVRAVDKDTGSGGSVTYSLQNTPATQFTVDRLRGVLRLRAGSALDYEKARAHFVTVVAQDGGGRLRGAAAVFSATTTVTVSVEDVQDVGPVFVGTPFHGCVYEDTIPGSEVLTVVAMDGDRGKPNRLLYSLVNGSDGAFDINVTSGAIVVTQSPAQLRREVYELHVQVTEVSAAGSPAAQATVPVTIRLVDLNNHPPTFYGESGPQTRFELSLSEHPPPGEILRGLKVTVKDLDQGTNAKFALRLVGLEDAFRVVPQTALKEAQVTVLAENSAAIDFEKFRVLTFQLLATEVDTAEKFSATADVVVQLLDSNDNAPQFTSPHYVARVPEDAPGGSTVVAVRAVDLDTGPWGAVTYSIYGPGADLFQIHSSTGVICTQPWASLDAEATARYSFHVRAEDTGGRHGLAKVTVLLLDVNDHPPQFGQSIQEKTMVLGTPVRIKATDLDAEAPNNLVDYSITHAEPAGVFDIDARTGEIRLKSSIRSLDALRSITHSGDCTWALEVQAKDRGSPSFSTMAVLRIDITDAETLPRSPIDTFLMQTRDDPAKAVGVLAGAVAITVAITALVSTVTFWRSKKSNRVLPVRRVLRRRPRPAPRAARIKWLKCSRTKAAAKFVLKEDPPSESCNGSLGSPPPLRAPVPPPLPRVAPGPGAAAWTVPTVSGSLTSLQPRGSPKPSASGSPIQSALVSELRQQFEKRGTDKAHF; translated from the exons ATGCGGGCCGCCCTGGCCCTGGCGCTGCTGCGCCTCTGCCTCG GCTCTCATGTGTACACGCTGAATGGGACAGACCCTGAGGGCGAGCCTGTGTCCTACCACATCAGCTTTGACCCCAGCACTAGAAGCGTCTTTTCTGTTGACCCCAATTTTGGAAACATCACCCTGATCGAAGAGCTGGACCGAGAG AGGGAGGACCAGATCGAAGCCATCATCAGCATTTCTGACGGCCTGAACCTG GTGGCAGAGAAAGTCGTGATCCTGGTGACTGATGTCAACGACGAGGCACCCAGGTTCCTCCAGGAGCCGTACACTGTCCAGATTCCTGAG GACACACCTGCTGGGAGCAGTATCTTTGAGGTTCGTGCTGTGGACAAGGACACGGGCTCTGGAGGAAGTGTCACCTACTCcctgcag AACACGCCGGCCACCCAGTTCACTGTGGACCGCCTCCGCGGCGTGCTGCGCCTCCGGGCAGGGTCCGCCCTGGACTACGAGAAGGCCCGGGCCCACTTCGTCACGGTGGTTGCCCAG GACGGCGGCGGGCGGCTGAGGGGTGCAGCTGCGGTGTTCTCGGCCACCACCACGGTCACGGTCAGCGTGGAGGACGTGCAGGATGTGGGCCCCGTGTTTGTGGGCACTCCCTTCCACGGCTGCGTGTACGAGGACACCATTCCA GGCTCTGAGGTGCTGACAGTGGTCGCCATGGATGGAGACAGGGGCAAACCCAACCGCCTTCTCTACAGCCTCGTGAATG GGAGTGACGGTGCCTTTGACATTAACGTGACGTCTGGAGCCATCGTGGTCACCCAGAGCCCCGCCCAGCTCCGGAGAGAGGTGTATGAGCTGCACGTCCAG GTGACTGAGGTCAGCGCTGCAGGgagccccgctgcccaggccacgGTCCCCGTCACCATCAGGCTCGTGGACCTCAACAACCACCCACCTACATTCTACGGAGAGAGTGGACCCCAGACCAGGTTCGAGCTGTCCCTGTCCGAGCACCCGCCCCCGGGGGAGATCCTGCGAGGCCTCAAGGTCACTGTCAAAGACTTGGACCAG GGCACCAATGCCAAGTTCGCCCTGCggctggtggggctggaggaTGCCTTCCGCGTGGTCCCGCAGACAGCCCTGAAGGAAGCCCAAGTCACAGTCCTCGCTGAGAACTCAGCCGCCATTGACTTTGAGAAGTTCAGAGTGTTAACCTTCCAG ctcctggcgACTGAGGTGGACACGGCCGAGAAGTTCAGTGCCACCGCAGATGTGGTGGTCCAGCTGCTGGACTCCAACGACAATGCCCCCCAGTTCACCTCTCCCCACTACGTCGCCAGGGTTCCCGAGGACGCCCCAGGGGGCTCCACCGTGGTGGCCGTCAGG GCTGTGGATCTGGACACAGGCCCCTGGGGGGCAGTCACGTATTCCATCTATGGGCCCGGGGCAGACCT CTTTCAGATCCACTCCTCCACGGGGGTCATCTGCACGCAGCCCTGGGCCAGCCTGGATGCCGAGGCCACCGCCAGGTACAGCTTCCATGTAAGAGCAGAGGACACAGGGGGCAGGCATGGCCTGGCCAAGGTGACCGTCTTGCTGCTGGATGTCAATGACCACCCCCCCCAGTTTGGACAGAGCATCCAGGAGAAGACGATGGTGCTGGGGACCCCTGTGAGAATCAAG GCCACAGACCTGGATGCAGAGGCGCCCAACAACCTGGTGGACTACTCCATCACGCACGCGGAGCCGGCCGGCGTGTTTGACATCGATGCACGCACAGGAGAGATCCGGCTCAAGAGCTCCATCCGCTCCCTGGACGCCCTGCGCAGCATCACGCACAGCGGGGACTGCACGTGGGCcctggaggtgcaggccaaggacCGCGGCTCCCCATCCTTCAGCACCATGGCCGTCCTCAGGATTGACATCACAGACGCCGAG ACGCTTCCCCGGAGCCCCATCGACACCTTCCTGATGCAGACCAGAGATGACCCTGCGAAGGCTGTTGGCGTGCTGGCTGGCGCCGTGGCCATtactgtggccatcaccgccctcGTGTCCACCGTCACCTTCTGGCGCAGCAAGAAGTCCAACAGGGTCCTGCCAGTGCGGCGTGTGCTTCGCAGgcggccccgccctgccccccgcGCTGCCCGCATCAAGTGGCTGAAGTGCAGTAGGACCAAGGCTGCAGCCAAGTTCGTTCTCAAAGAGGATCCCCCCAGTGAGAGCTGCAACGGCAGCCTggggagccccccacccctcagAGCCCCAGTGCCCCCTCCTCTACCCAGAGTGGCACCCGGCCCGGGGGCAGCAGCCTGGACTGTGCCCACAGTCTCTGGCTCACTCACCTCTCTGCAACCTCGAGGGTCACCCAAACCCAGCGCCTCGGGAAGCCCCATCCAGTCAGCTCTGGTCTCGGAGCTCAGGCAACAGTTTGAGAAGCGTGGAACTGACAAGGCGCACTTTTAG